The Saprospiraceae bacterium genome includes a window with the following:
- the msrA gene encoding peptide-methionine (S)-S-oxide reductase MsrA — protein sequence MEKVYLGAGCFWCVEAIFQNLNGVESVKSGYMGGHIKNPAYREVCEGTTGHAEVIEVEYDPNIIHFEQLLDVFWATHDPTTLNRQGADKGTQYRSAIFYTSDFQKDLAEISKKNVATTLWDDPIVTEISPASVFYEAEPYHQNYFNQNSSQSYCSIVIHPKLSKFKTKFVHLLKK from the coding sequence ATGGAAAAAGTATATCTCGGCGCAGGCTGCTTTTGGTGTGTAGAAGCTATATTTCAGAATCTGAATGGGGTAGAGAGCGTGAAATCCGGCTATATGGGAGGTCATATAAAAAATCCTGCCTATAGAGAAGTTTGTGAAGGTACGACCGGACATGCGGAAGTGATAGAAGTAGAATATGATCCAAACATAATTCATTTTGAACAGCTTTTGGATGTTTTTTGGGCAACACATGACCCGACCACTTTAAACCGGCAAGGTGCTGACAAAGGAACACAATACCGCTCTGCTATCTTTTACACTTCTGATTTTCAGAAAGATCTCGCAGAAATTTCTAAAAAAAATGTGGCTACCACACTTTGGGATGACCCGATTGTAACAGAAATATCACCAGCTTCCGTTTTTTATGAGGCGGAGCCGTATCACCAGAATTATTTTAATCAGAACAGTTCACAGAGTTATTGTTCGATTGTCATCCATCCCAAACTCTCTAAATTTAAAACGAAATTCGTTCATCTCTTAAAAAAGTAA
- a CDS encoding DUF4403 family protein, with the protein MQQDNLVLIDVCLPKEKLLIFLGNYINDLLKNYDINADGYVVKLAILTNESMGISALQKTVRFKLPLAFNFEKFAGLFTVSGGGEIEAMLEIKWDISKDLVFSATTNLIGHEWIKTPTVKLGSLDIPIETLSNWVLRKLDDEITTGMDAAINNAVSLPDQLRNLIKQTGVNYLIMSDPALFANVDIATIQCWAVTEDAENIMLKLAVESTVSISDKKQVLSDFRLPDFEWKDVVMQEWVQKMDVSVSYRVLETMIQQFLEGREIGGKTFVVDRIKISQSDKLSVDIDITEPIKAKLQIEGVPEFSSDSGVLTVSDLNVDVTAKSIIYKLTSPIIERLIRGKIEEILPFNIHDVIQTEKQKKLPFQTSVPPLEVVVNAGDLNLLEMRPEEDNVEMIFLIKNVSIVLSL; encoded by the coding sequence ATGCAACAGGACAATCTGGTTTTGATTGATGTGTGTCTGCCTAAAGAGAAGTTACTCATTTTTTTAGGCAATTATATTAATGATTTATTAAAAAATTATGATATAAATGCGGACGGATATGTGGTTAAACTGGCAATACTGACAAATGAGTCAATGGGTATCAGTGCCTTGCAAAAGACAGTACGATTCAAATTGCCATTAGCATTTAATTTTGAAAAATTTGCAGGACTTTTTACAGTCTCAGGAGGGGGAGAAATAGAAGCAATGCTTGAAATAAAGTGGGACATCTCCAAGGATTTGGTATTCAGTGCCACAACAAACCTTATCGGGCATGAGTGGATAAAAACCCCTACAGTCAAACTGGGAAGTCTGGACATTCCGATCGAAACTTTAAGTAATTGGGTATTGCGAAAGCTGGATGATGAAATTACAACCGGAATGGATGCTGCTATAAATAATGCTGTGTCCCTCCCTGATCAACTTAGAAACCTGATTAAGCAAACAGGGGTAAATTATTTGATAATGTCTGATCCGGCTTTATTTGCAAATGTAGATATTGCTACCATTCAATGTTGGGCGGTGACTGAAGATGCGGAGAATATTATGTTAAAACTTGCGGTGGAAAGTACAGTATCCATTTCAGACAAAAAACAAGTATTATCTGATTTTCGTTTACCGGATTTTGAATGGAAGGATGTTGTGATGCAGGAATGGGTTCAGAAAATGGATGTTTCTGTTTCCTATCGGGTTTTAGAGACAATGATTCAGCAGTTTTTAGAGGGACGCGAAATTGGTGGAAAGACCTTTGTGGTGGACAGAATCAAAATCAGTCAATCAGACAAGCTGTCGGTGGATATTGATATAACTGAGCCAATCAAAGCAAAATTGCAAATTGAAGGAGTTCCGGAGTTCTCATCCGATAGCGGAGTTTTGACAGTATCCGATTTGAATGTGGATGTTACAGCAAAGAGTATTATTTACAAACTGACTTCGCCCATTATAGAGCGGTTGATCAGAGGTAAAATTGAAGAAATATTGCCTTTTAATATTCATGATGTTATTCAAACAGAAAAACAAAAAAAATTACCTTTTCAGACTTCTGTTCCGCCGCTGGAAGTTGTAGTCAATGCGGGAGATTTAAATCTTTTGGAAATGAGACCGGAAGAAGATAATGTGGAAATGATTTTTTTAATAAAGAATGTATCCATCGTTTTATCTCTTTGA